One genomic segment of Paraburkholderia caffeinilytica includes these proteins:
- the lysA gene encoding diaminopimelate decarboxylase, producing MTRSAFDYVDGVFHAEGVSAVSLAEQFGTPLYVYSRAALTEAWNAYAGACAGRRATVHVAVKANSNLAVLNVFARLGAGFDIVSGGELARVLAAGGKAENTVFSGVGKHADEMRQALAAGVKCFNVESIPELDRLNAVAAEMGKKAPVSLRVNPDVDAKTHPYISTGLKSNKFGVAFEDARATYRAAAAMTHLDVVGIDCHIGSQITEVAPYLDAVDKVLELVEQIEQDGVKIRHIDVGGGLGITYDDETPPEIGDFVRTVLDRIEARGHGHREVYFEPGRSLVGNAGVLLTRVEFLKPGAEKNFAIVDAAMTDLARPAMYEAYHAIEAVVKHNVPAHVYDVVGPVCESGDWLGRERLLAVEPGDLLAIRSAGAYGFVMSSNYNTRPRAAEVMVDGTQVHVVRAREEVKQLFAGETILPA from the coding sequence ATGACTCGATCCGCATTTGACTACGTCGACGGCGTGTTCCACGCCGAGGGCGTGTCCGCCGTCTCACTCGCCGAACAGTTCGGCACGCCGCTGTATGTCTATTCGCGCGCCGCGCTCACCGAAGCGTGGAACGCCTACGCAGGCGCTTGCGCCGGCCGCCGCGCAACCGTGCACGTCGCCGTCAAGGCCAATAGCAATCTCGCGGTGCTGAACGTATTCGCTCGCCTCGGCGCGGGCTTCGACATCGTGTCGGGCGGCGAACTGGCGCGCGTGCTGGCCGCCGGCGGTAAAGCGGAGAACACCGTGTTTTCCGGCGTCGGCAAGCATGCGGACGAGATGCGTCAGGCGCTCGCGGCCGGCGTCAAATGCTTCAACGTCGAATCGATTCCCGAGCTCGACCGCCTGAATGCGGTGGCGGCGGAAATGGGCAAAAAGGCACCCGTCTCGCTGCGCGTGAATCCGGACGTCGATGCGAAAACGCATCCGTATATTTCCACCGGACTGAAGTCGAACAAATTCGGCGTCGCGTTCGAAGATGCACGCGCGACGTATCGGGCCGCCGCGGCAATGACACATCTCGACGTGGTCGGCATCGACTGCCATATCGGTTCGCAGATCACTGAAGTCGCGCCGTATCTGGACGCGGTCGACAAGGTTCTCGAACTGGTCGAGCAGATCGAACAGGACGGCGTGAAGATTCGCCACATCGACGTAGGTGGCGGCCTCGGCATCACGTACGACGACGAAACGCCGCCGGAAATCGGCGACTTCGTGCGCACCGTGCTGGATCGCATCGAAGCGCGCGGTCATGGGCATCGTGAAGTGTATTTCGAGCCGGGCCGTTCGCTGGTCGGCAACGCAGGTGTGCTATTGACGCGCGTTGAGTTTCTGAAGCCCGGTGCGGAAAAGAACTTCGCCATCGTCGATGCGGCGATGACCGATCTCGCGCGCCCCGCGATGTACGAGGCGTATCACGCGATCGAAGCTGTCGTTAAGCACAACGTGCCCGCTCATGTGTACGACGTGGTCGGCCCGGTTTGCGAAAGCGGCGACTGGCTGGGTCGTGAGCGTCTGCTGGCGGTCGAACCGGGCGATCTGCTCGCGATTCGCTCGGCTGGCGCGTATGGCTTTGTGATGAGCTCGAACTACAACACCCGTCCGCGTGCAGCCGAGGTGATGGTTGATGGTACACAGGTGCACGTGGTCCGTGCACGCGAAGAGGTGAAGCAGCTGTTTGCGGGCGAAACGATCTTGCCGGCGTAA
- the lptM gene encoding LPS translocon maturation chaperone LptM, which yields MRVVSRMRAAVPGRAIVAGLAILAGCALAGCGQRGSLYLPTVPPLPAKPVDRTQPPSPDQVKSGTGTPSTTTEVPDTSGAPLSLSPESELAAPPSAAASAATPAQPASAVTPAQ from the coding sequence ATGCGAGTCGTATCTCGGATGCGCGCGGCGGTGCCCGGCCGCGCGATTGTAGCGGGTTTAGCCATTCTCGCAGGTTGTGCACTTGCCGGCTGCGGCCAACGCGGTTCGCTCTATTTGCCCACTGTGCCGCCGCTGCCGGCCAAGCCGGTTGATCGCACACAACCGCCGTCGCCGGATCAGGTGAAATCGGGCACGGGAACCCCCTCCACGACGACTGAGGTGCCGGATACGTCTGGCGCACCGCTCTCGTTGTCGCCGGAAAGCGAACTCGCCGCACCGCCCTCCGCTGCCGCGTCCGCCGCTACGCCTGCGCAGCCTGCCTCCGCCGTCACTCCCGCTCAATAA
- the ccsB gene encoding c-type cytochrome biogenesis protein CcsB, translated as MDLTQVSSSSSSPSRPQKAFANEALNVAQYDERPFLKRLGVVDWLFAVVMVAGAGFALSRYYPFMNYYDKLVLCCAVPVFVVLGWRWKPVRPLMVGIAALSLLAIQLYHGDLTRADNAFFLKYFLSSQSAILWMSALFVFATVFYWIGLLSRSPTGAAIGSKMTWAAVVMGFVGLMVRWYESYLIGADVGHIPISNLYEVFVLFSLITALFYLYYEQHYNTRALGAFVLLVIGAAVGFLMWYSVARDAQQIQPLVPALQSWWMKIHVPANFIGYGSFALSAMVAVAYLAKERGVLADRLPPLDVLDDLMYKSIAVGFAFFTIATILGALWAAEAWGGYWSWDPKETWALIVWLNYAAWLHMRLMKGLRGAVAAWWALTGLLVTTFAFLGVNMFLSGLHSYGKL; from the coding sequence ATGGACTTGACTCAGGTTTCTTCATCCTCCTCTTCGCCTTCGCGGCCGCAGAAGGCGTTCGCGAACGAGGCGCTCAACGTCGCGCAGTATGACGAGCGTCCCTTCCTGAAACGCCTCGGTGTGGTCGACTGGCTGTTCGCCGTCGTGATGGTCGCGGGCGCGGGGTTCGCGCTGTCGCGCTATTACCCGTTCATGAACTACTACGACAAACTGGTGCTGTGCTGCGCAGTGCCGGTGTTCGTCGTGCTGGGCTGGCGCTGGAAGCCGGTGCGTCCGCTGATGGTGGGCATCGCCGCGCTGTCGCTGCTGGCGATCCAGCTCTATCACGGCGATCTGACGCGTGCGGATAACGCGTTCTTCCTCAAATATTTCCTGTCGAGCCAGTCCGCGATTCTGTGGATGAGCGCGCTCTTCGTCTTCGCCACCGTCTTCTACTGGATCGGCCTGCTGTCGCGCTCGCCGACCGGCGCCGCGATCGGGTCGAAAATGACGTGGGCCGCGGTGGTGATGGGCTTCGTCGGTCTGATGGTGCGCTGGTACGAGTCGTACCTGATCGGCGCGGACGTCGGTCATATTCCCATCTCGAACCTGTACGAAGTGTTCGTGCTGTTCAGCCTGATCACCGCGCTGTTCTATCTGTACTACGAGCAGCACTACAACACGCGTGCGCTCGGCGCATTCGTGCTGCTGGTGATCGGCGCGGCGGTGGGGTTCCTGATGTGGTACTCGGTCGCGCGGGACGCCCAGCAGATCCAGCCGCTCGTGCCGGCGCTGCAGAGCTGGTGGATGAAGATCCACGTGCCGGCCAACTTCATCGGTTACGGCAGTTTCGCGCTGTCGGCAATGGTCGCGGTCGCGTATCTGGCGAAGGAGCGCGGCGTGCTGGCAGACCGCCTGCCGCCGCTCGACGTGCTCGACGACCTGATGTACAAGTCGATCGCCGTCGGCTTCGCGTTCTTCACGATCGCGACGATTCTCGGTGCGCTGTGGGCCGCGGAAGCATGGGGCGGTTACTGGAGCTGGGACCCGAAGGAAACGTGGGCGCTGATCGTGTGGCTGAACTATGCGGCCTGGCTGCATATGCGCCTGATGAAGGGGCTGCGCGGCGCGGTGGCGGCATGGTGGGCGCTGACCGGCCTGCTGGTGACGACCTTCGCGTTCCTCGGCGTCAATATGTTCCTGTCGGGGCTGCATAGCTACGGCAAGCTGTAA
- the msrQ gene encoding protein-methionine-sulfoxide reductase heme-binding subunit MsrQ has protein sequence MASDTQPVARTATQTDHRARQAVHPAATAKRPPSGARWIVPAKIAVFMLAWYPLARIVLFGMTDRLGANPIEFITRSTGLWTLVFLCITLAVTPLRRLTGVTALARFRRMLGLFTFFYATLHFTTYLWFDKWFDVAAILKDIGKRPFITVGFAAFVLLIALAVTSPRAMVRKLGRRWQALHRAIYAIGGLAILHFWWMKAGKHDLILPRLYGAIMVALLGWRLLVWLRERTLKSH, from the coding sequence ATGGCTTCCGATACTCAACCTGTTGCTCGAACCGCTACGCAAACCGACCACAGGGCGCGGCAGGCAGTGCACCCCGCTGCTACTGCGAAACGCCCCCCAAGCGGCGCGCGCTGGATCGTACCCGCAAAGATCGCGGTGTTTATGTTGGCGTGGTATCCGCTCGCGCGCATCGTGCTGTTCGGCATGACTGACCGGCTGGGCGCGAATCCGATCGAGTTCATCACGCGCTCGACGGGTCTGTGGACGCTCGTCTTTCTTTGCATCACGCTGGCCGTGACGCCGTTGCGTCGATTGACCGGCGTTACGGCGTTGGCGAGGTTTCGCCGGATGCTCGGTCTTTTTACGTTCTTCTATGCGACGCTTCACTTCACCACGTACCTGTGGTTCGACAAGTGGTTCGACGTGGCCGCGATTCTCAAGGACATCGGCAAGCGGCCGTTCATCACGGTGGGCTTCGCGGCGTTCGTGCTGCTGATCGCGTTGGCCGTTACGTCGCCGCGGGCGATGGTGCGCAAACTCGGACGCCGCTGGCAGGCGCTGCATCGCGCGATCTATGCGATCGGCGGGCTCGCGATCCTGCACTTCTGGTGGATGAAGGCGGGCAAGCACGACCTGATTTTGCCGAGGCTATACGGCGCGATCATGGTCGCGTTGTTAGGGTGGCGTTTGCTCGTCTGGCTGCGCGAGCGGACGTTAAAGTCGCACTGA
- the msrP gene encoding protein-methionine-sulfoxide reductase catalytic subunit MsrP, which produces MWIRRSDKIQLVGDDIARSEITPQRVFENRRRVLQAAGALALGSLIGVNGEALAAYSSPDPKAQKLAAKTNAKFVALDKITPYKDITTYNNYYEFGTDKADPAHNAGTLRPHPWKVSVEGEIKNPKVYDIDELLKLAPLEERVYRLRCVEGWSMVIPWIGVPLSELIKRVQPTGNAKYVQFITLADPSQMPGLSTPVLDWPYTEGLRMDEAMNPLTFLTMGLYGQVLPNQNGAPIRVVVPWKYGFKSAKSLVKIRFLDKQPPTSWNTYASNEYGFYSNVNPNVDHPRWSQATERRIGEDGFFTPKRKTLMFNGYGDQVASLYQGMDLKKNF; this is translated from the coding sequence ATGTGGATCAGGCGAAGCGACAAAATTCAACTCGTCGGCGATGACATCGCGCGCAGCGAAATCACGCCGCAGCGAGTCTTCGAGAACCGGCGGCGCGTGTTGCAGGCTGCGGGCGCGTTGGCGCTCGGCAGTCTGATCGGCGTGAACGGCGAAGCGCTCGCAGCGTATTCGTCGCCGGATCCGAAGGCGCAGAAGCTCGCGGCGAAGACCAACGCGAAGTTCGTCGCGCTCGACAAGATCACGCCGTACAAGGACATCACGACGTACAACAACTACTACGAGTTCGGTACCGACAAGGCGGATCCCGCACACAACGCCGGTACCTTGCGTCCGCACCCGTGGAAAGTGAGCGTCGAGGGCGAAATCAAGAACCCGAAGGTGTACGACATCGACGAATTGCTGAAGCTCGCCCCGCTCGAGGAGCGCGTGTACCGCTTGCGCTGTGTCGAAGGCTGGTCGATGGTGATTCCGTGGATCGGCGTGCCGCTTTCCGAGTTGATCAAGCGCGTGCAGCCGACCGGCAATGCCAAATACGTGCAATTCATCACCCTCGCTGACCCCTCGCAAATGCCCGGGCTGTCGACGCCGGTACTCGACTGGCCGTACACCGAAGGCCTGCGGATGGACGAAGCGATGAACCCACTGACGTTCCTGACGATGGGCCTCTACGGCCAGGTGCTGCCGAATCAGAACGGCGCGCCGATTCGGGTCGTGGTGCCGTGGAAGTACGGCTTCAAAAGCGCGAAGTCGCTGGTGAAAATCCGCTTCCTCGATAAGCAGCCGCCGACCAGCTGGAACACCTATGCTTCGAACGAATACGGGTTCTATTCGAACGTGAATCCGAACGTCGATCACCCGCGCTGGAGCCAGGCCACCGAGCGGCGCATTGGCGAGGACGGTTTCTTCACGCCCAAGCGCAAGACGTTGATGTTCAACGGCTACGGCGATCAGGTCGCGTCGCTGTATCAGGGCATGGACTTGAAGAAAAACTTCTAG
- the cyaY gene encoding iron donor protein CyaY yields the protein MSDSEYLTRAEAALAAIERALDDTEADIELDRSGNVLTLEFENRSKIIVNLQPPMSEIWIAAKAGGFHFRFIDGEWRDTRSGTEFFAALSEYATQQAGEPVHFEA from the coding sequence ATGTCCGATAGTGAATACCTGACCCGCGCGGAAGCCGCGCTAGCCGCCATCGAACGCGCGCTCGACGACACGGAAGCCGACATCGAACTCGATCGCAGCGGCAATGTCCTGACCCTCGAATTCGAGAACCGCTCGAAGATCATCGTCAACCTGCAGCCGCCGATGAGCGAGATCTGGATCGCCGCGAAAGCAGGTGGTTTCCACTTCCGTTTCATCGACGGTGAATGGCGCGATACGCGCAGCGGCACGGAGTTTTTTGCCGCGCTGTCGGAGTACGCGACGCAGCAGGCCGGCGAGCCGGTTCACTTCGAAGCGTAA